Proteins from a genomic interval of Bacteroides sp. AN502(2024):
- a CDS encoding IS4 family transposase, whose product MANITLFAQVISHLPKENIRKIIKSSGSDKHCKGYNTWSQFVSMIFSQFSGCDSVRDISNGLKSATGNLNHLGINRAPSKSTVAYQNANRDSSVFRGIFYSLFQYFGQQALWQRRKFRFKMPIKLLDSTLVSLTLSIYDWAHYTTTKGAVKMHTLLDYDSLLPEFVNITDGKTTDNKAAFDIELHPYSIVVADRGYCDYSLLNNWDSSNVFFVVRHKDNIRYKAIEELPLPEKHAQNVLIDEIIEFELSAAKSKYPKRLRRIAVWNDEHGFEIELLTNNFTLAASSIAALYKARWNIEIFFRNLKQLLRIKSFIGTSRNAVETQIWTAMTTMLILTWLKHIARYKWALANLVVTLRLNTFTKIDLQKWLDQPFTPPPETIEND is encoded by the coding sequence ATGGCAAATATAACACTTTTCGCACAGGTAATATCACATCTCCCGAAAGAAAATATCAGGAAAATCATAAAATCTTCGGGGTCAGACAAGCATTGCAAGGGCTACAATACATGGAGTCAGTTTGTTAGCATGATTTTCAGCCAATTCTCAGGATGTGATTCAGTCAGAGATATCTCAAACGGGCTGAAATCAGCCACCGGCAACCTCAATCATTTGGGAATCAACCGTGCACCATCCAAGTCAACGGTAGCATATCAGAACGCCAACCGAGACAGTTCGGTTTTTCGCGGCATATTCTACTCGTTGTTTCAGTATTTCGGACAGCAAGCCCTATGGCAACGAAGAAAGTTCCGTTTCAAGATGCCGATAAAACTGCTCGACTCCACATTGGTGTCATTGACTCTGTCAATATATGACTGGGCACATTACACTACCACCAAGGGGGCGGTCAAGATGCACACGCTATTGGACTATGACAGTCTTTTGCCGGAGTTCGTGAATATCACCGATGGCAAAACCACCGACAACAAAGCTGCTTTTGATATTGAGTTACATCCGTATAGTATTGTAGTAGCCGACCGAGGCTACTGTGACTACTCATTGCTGAATAATTGGGACAGCAGCAACGTGTTCTTTGTAGTGCGTCATAAAGACAATATCCGGTACAAAGCCATAGAGGAGTTGCCTTTGCCTGAAAAACACGCTCAGAATGTACTTATTGACGAAATAATCGAGTTCGAACTCTCGGCGGCCAAATCCAAATATCCCAAACGTTTACGTCGCATCGCAGTATGGAACGATGAACACGGTTTTGAAATTGAGTTACTCACAAACAACTTCACATTGGCAGCATCAAGCATAGCGGCTCTGTACAAGGCTCGGTGGAACATAGAAATCTTCTTTCGCAACCTCAAGCAACTGCTACGCATCAAGAGCTTTATCGGCACATCCCGCAATGCCGTAGAGACCCAAATATGGACTGCTATGACTACAATGCTGATTCTGACATGGCTAAAGCACATCGCAAGATACAAATGGGCATTGGCTAACCTTGTGGTCACGCTCCGGCTGAACACATTTACCAAAATCGACCTCCAAAAATGGCTTGATCAACCATTTACACCACCTCCCGAAACCATCGAAAACGATTAG